In Candidatus Hydrogenedentota bacterium, the genomic window GATCATCCGCTTACGTTGGAAGAGACCTTCCTGCGGTTGACCGAACCCGCGACAGCCGGAGCCGCGAAGGAGGAGGTCGCGTAATGCAGAACATATTGACCATCATGCGCCGGGACTTGAAGGCCTACTTCACGTCTCCGATTGGCTATATCTTCATGATCGTCTTCCTGGCGATCAGCGTCGGTTTGTACATCACTTCGTTCTTTACGTTCCCCGTTGCCGACATGCGCTCGTTCTTCGGGAACATCCCACTGCTCATGTGCGTGTTCATTCCCGCGGTAACCATGCGCGTCTGGGCGGAAGAGCGGAAGGAGAATACGTGGGAACTGCTGTTGACGTTCCCCATGCGCGCCCGTGAACTTGTGCTGGGCAAGTTCCTCGCGACCTTCGTGTTTTTTGCGCTGACCCTTTCCGCGACGTGCACCGTGCCCATCATGCTGTATG contains:
- a CDS encoding ABC transporter permease, with translation MQNILTIMRRDLKAYFTSPIGYIFMIVFLAISVGLYITSFFTFPVADMRSFFGNIPLLMCVFIPAVTMRVWAEERKENTWELLLTFPMRARELVLGKFLATFVFFALTLSATCTVPIMLYALGSPDTGAIIGGYLGTLLLGAFFLSIGIFFSGFCRDQIVAFVVTLLV